GTTCTTCAAGTCTGTCTTTGAATACTTCTTTGTATTTCAAGTATTCACCTTTCCCTTTTTCTGTAATTTCATAGATGTATCGGGGGTGTGCTTCTGTATAGTCCCATTTTCCTTTTATAAGGCCGTGCCTTTCGAGTTTTTTAAGAATTGGGTACATAAAACTGGGACTTGGCTTCCATAAGTTTAAAAGAAGATTTGAAACATCCTTTGAGATTGCTTCTCCATACATCGGCTTATCATAAACAAGGTGAAGCACATAAAAGGT
This sequence is a window from Caldisericaceae bacterium. Protein-coding genes within it:
- a CDS encoding PadR family transcriptional regulator produces the protein TFYVLHLVYDKPMYGEAISKDVSNLLLNLWKPSPSFMYPILKKLERHGLIKGKWDYTEAHPRYIYEITEKGKGEYLKYKEVFKDRLEELVNVLEKVRKEVFGKDS